One region of Betaproteobacteria bacterium genomic DNA includes:
- a CDS encoding TraR/DksA family transcriptional regulator, whose protein sequence is MRAMNGLTHSEVSRLMQQLEKEECDVRNLLLEEFSHRASGQNGATGYREGTDFGVVADASIDHAPPLILGCVATRNAIEKSLDAIRAGTYGACQECGHYIGLKRLQSQPTAILCIHCADKHAQTPKQRRR, encoded by the coding sequence ATGCGCGCAATGAATGGCCTGACGCACAGTGAGGTATCGAGACTGATGCAGCAACTGGAAAAAGAGGAATGCGATGTGCGTAACCTGCTGCTGGAAGAATTCAGCCACCGCGCGTCTGGCCAGAATGGCGCAACCGGGTATCGCGAAGGCACCGACTTCGGGGTGGTTGCCGACGCCTCGATTGATCATGCTCCTCCCCTCATACTCGGTTGTGTCGCAACGCGGAACGCAATCGAGAAAAGCCTGGATGCCATTCGGGCGGGCACATATGGCGCTTGCCAGGAATGCGGGCATTACATCGGCCTGAAGAGGCTGCAATCGCAGCCCACCGCGATCCTGTGCATTCATTGCGCGGACAAGCACGCGCAAACTCCGAAGCAGCGGCGTCGCTAA
- a CDS encoding hemerythrin domain-containing protein yields MIPRIQKRNSVFPIEFALQEICAQHRHLACVLAELELQAAAIAKGRLPADLRALSALLRYLDVFAHGVHQQTEEDFLFSAMEQCGAPPHVVDGAMNVHGTALNKMTALMAEFAACRCQPDSSNSRFAQLLPEQISLEFEHISYEESVVLPCAIELLPADEWPPIAKAFRSHDDPLFGAHPAPELASLHYLLIDRPDSLPH; encoded by the coding sequence TTGATCCCCAGAATCCAAAAACGAAATTCCGTATTCCCCATTGAATTCGCGCTACAGGAGATATGTGCACAGCACCGGCATCTGGCGTGTGTGCTGGCGGAACTTGAGCTTCAGGCGGCGGCCATTGCGAAGGGAAGATTGCCTGCGGATTTGCGTGCCCTGTCGGCCCTGTTGCGTTATCTCGACGTGTTCGCGCATGGCGTTCATCAGCAGACGGAAGAGGATTTCCTGTTTTCCGCCATGGAGCAATGCGGGGCACCACCCCATGTCGTCGATGGCGCCATGAACGTTCACGGTACGGCCTTGAACAAGATGACAGCGCTGATGGCTGAATTTGCGGCCTGCCGGTGCCAGCCTGATTCGTCCAATAGCCGCTTCGCGCAACTGTTGCCGGAGCAGATTTCCCTGGAATTCGAGCACATATCGTACGAGGAAAGCGTGGTGCTGCCATGCGCCATCGAATTGCTTCCGGCGGACGAATGGCCGCCAATCGCCAAGGCTTTCCGGTCCCATGACGATCCGCTGTTCGGCGCGCATCCTGCGCCGGAGCTTGCATCACTTCACTACTTGCTGATCGACCGGCCGGATTCGCTGCCTCACTGA
- a CDS encoding PAS domain S-box protein: MAKGVAKGTVKGTDKGTDKGTAFAEGSDALYPSLFESLPDAMLVVNRQGVITFANEKACLMFGWPRSELVGALVERLVPQRFAEGHPQQRQHFHEHTQPQSMGVERELVGLRRDGAEFPLEIALSHIKIGHETQVAAAIRDLTFTLRFREATKRAHYSSQLVKVGALALRSKGIDEMLESVPDFIVGTLSADIVIVFWTLHGDELRPRIIHGVSAAHASRLEASSIVRIEANDPLARELPRIIRDYRNETGADALLARELGLGSSLRVPLATETRLVGLLVTYSRQPDQFGEHELYFMQAVGNVIVSAFVRAEVESQLAFSQRLDSIGQLTGGIAHDFNNILTIVLGNLQMLREAIERAGAGEFLKLVDSAQRASKRGAELTHKLLTIASRQSLSPGAIDPANALAAIIEMLQRTIIETIEMHLQVAPGCPSCLADPLQFDTAIINLILNARDAMPDGGHVYITATPTTLREDTPDVGHELAPGLYVLISVSDTGQGMSPEIMRRVYEPFFTTKPIGKGTGLGLSMVHGFVRQSSGTIRIKSRPGHGTEVQLYFPCADRRASTSVAQADIQRHQRQSPPGLETILIVDDDLEVLGLTEVLLERSGYRVLRASDTAEAMWYLAGPEPISLLFTDVVLGAGETGPQLAAEALKIRPGLPVLYTSGFAHGKLDEADLGPALFLAKPYQLAELISRIETLLGDRRAGTRFVLS; this comes from the coding sequence GTGGCTAAAGGCGTGGCCAAAGGCACGGTTAAGGGCACTGATAAAGGCACTGATAAGGGTACGGCGTTCGCAGAAGGGTCGGATGCCCTCTATCCGTCTTTGTTTGAGTCGCTTCCGGACGCCATGCTTGTCGTGAACCGACAGGGTGTGATCACGTTCGCCAATGAAAAGGCCTGCCTGATGTTCGGATGGCCCCGATCGGAACTTGTTGGCGCCCTCGTCGAGCGGCTTGTTCCGCAGCGATTTGCAGAAGGGCATCCGCAACAGCGGCAGCATTTTCACGAGCATACTCAGCCGCAGTCGATGGGTGTTGAACGCGAACTGGTCGGCCTGCGGCGCGATGGCGCCGAATTTCCGCTGGAAATTGCGCTAAGCCACATCAAGATTGGCCACGAAACGCAGGTCGCGGCGGCGATTCGCGATCTGACCTTTACCCTGCGTTTCAGGGAGGCGACCAAGCGTGCGCATTACAGTTCACAGTTGGTAAAGGTGGGCGCACTCGCGCTGCGGTCCAAGGGTATCGATGAAATGCTCGAAAGCGTGCCGGATTTCATTGTCGGAACCTTGTCTGCCGACATCGTCATCGTCTTTTGGACGCTCCACGGTGATGAGCTCCGTCCGCGAATCATCCATGGCGTCTCCGCGGCACACGCGAGCCGGCTGGAAGCCTCGTCCATCGTCAGGATTGAAGCGAATGACCCGCTCGCCAGGGAGCTACCCCGCATCATTCGCGACTATCGCAACGAAACCGGCGCGGATGCCTTGCTGGCTCGAGAGCTTGGTCTCGGTAGCAGCCTGCGAGTGCCGCTTGCCACCGAAACGCGGCTAGTCGGCCTGCTGGTGACCTATTCCCGGCAGCCGGACCAGTTTGGCGAGCACGAACTCTATTTCATGCAGGCGGTGGGAAATGTAATTGTCAGCGCATTCGTGCGCGCCGAAGTTGAATCGCAATTGGCCTTTTCACAGCGACTTGACTCCATCGGCCAGTTGACGGGAGGTATCGCGCACGACTTCAACAACATCCTGACAATCGTGCTGGGCAACCTGCAAATGCTGCGGGAGGCGATTGAACGCGCCGGTGCCGGCGAGTTCCTGAAACTGGTGGACTCCGCGCAGCGCGCGTCCAAACGGGGAGCGGAGCTGACGCACAAGCTGCTCACGATCGCGAGCAGACAGTCACTTTCGCCAGGCGCAATCGATCCGGCAAACGCGCTTGCGGCGATCATCGAAATGCTGCAACGGACAATCATCGAGACAATCGAGATGCATTTGCAGGTTGCCCCCGGCTGCCCGTCTTGCCTGGCCGATCCCCTGCAATTCGACACGGCAATCATCAATCTGATACTGAATGCCCGCGATGCGATGCCGGACGGCGGACACGTGTACATTACGGCAACACCCACCACGCTGCGCGAGGACACGCCCGATGTCGGCCACGAGTTGGCGCCGGGACTCTATGTGCTGATCAGCGTATCCGACACCGGCCAAGGCATGTCACCCGAGATCATGCGTCGCGTGTATGAGCCGTTTTTTACCACCAAGCCAATCGGAAAAGGCACCGGCCTTGGCCTCAGCATGGTCCACGGGTTTGTCAGACAATCGAGCGGCACGATAAGGATAAAAAGCAGACCCGGACATGGAACAGAAGTGCAGCTCTATTTCCCCTGCGCCGATCGACGCGCGTCCACGTCCGTCGCGCAAGCGGATATCCAACGCCACCAGCGGCAATCACCACCCGGACTGGAGACGATACTGATTGTGGACGACGATCTGGAGGTACTTGGTCTGACGGAAGTCCTGCTTGAACGGTCCGGCTATCGTGTCTTGCGGGCTTCAGACACGGCGGAAGCGATGTGGTATCTGGCGGGACCGGAGCCGATCTCCCTTTTATTCACCGATGTCGTCCTCGGCGCGGGCGAGACAGGCCCGCAGCTTGCCGCCGAGGCGCTGAAAATCAGACCGGGTTTGCCTGTCCTCTACACGTCGGGATTTGCACATGGCAAGCTGGACGAAGCCGACCTTGGGCCGGCGCTATTCCTGGCAAAGCCATACCAGCTCGCGGAACTGATTTCGCGCATCGAAACACTTCTGGGCGATCGCCGCGCCGGAACCCGATTTGTCCTGTCTTGA
- a CDS encoding acyl-CoA dehydrogenase family protein has protein sequence MNFDYSPKVIDLQKRLNAFFDEHIYPNEHRFHADVEANTLAGKRWTPTAIIEELKPKAKAAGLWNLFMPQPNLGAGLTNLEYAPLAEITGRVHWAPEVFNCSAPDTGNMEVFATYGTPAQQAQWLTPLLAGEIRSAFAMTEPGVASSDATNIETRIVRDGDDYIINGKKWWISGAGDPRCKIYIVMGKTDPDAGRHVQQSMILVPADTPGVTVDRPLPVFGYDDAPHGHCEMTFRNVRVPKENILLGEGRGFEIAQGRLGPGRIHHCMRAIGLAERALELMCKRLTSRVAFGKPIAAQSVWHERIAESRCMIDQARLLTLKAAYMMDTVGNKAARTEIAMIKVVAPNVAQQVIDWAIQAHGGAGLSDDFPLAYAYTAARALRFADGPDEVHRAALAKWEIGKYRH, from the coding sequence ATGAACTTCGACTACTCGCCCAAGGTCATCGATTTGCAGAAACGCTTGAACGCGTTTTTCGATGAACACATCTATCCGAATGAGCATCGTTTTCATGCCGATGTGGAAGCCAATACTCTAGCCGGCAAGCGCTGGACGCCGACCGCGATCATCGAGGAATTGAAGCCGAAGGCAAAGGCAGCCGGATTGTGGAACCTGTTCATGCCGCAGCCGAATCTGGGCGCGGGCCTGACGAATCTGGAATATGCACCGCTGGCCGAGATCACCGGTCGCGTGCACTGGGCGCCGGAAGTATTCAATTGCTCCGCGCCGGACACCGGCAACATGGAAGTATTTGCCACTTATGGCACACCCGCGCAGCAAGCGCAGTGGCTGACACCGTTACTGGCCGGCGAGATTCGCTCTGCCTTCGCCATGACCGAACCCGGCGTTGCGTCGTCCGATGCCACCAACATCGAAACGCGCATCGTCCGCGACGGCGACGACTACATCATCAATGGCAAGAAGTGGTGGATTTCCGGCGCCGGTGATCCGCGCTGCAAGATCTACATCGTCATGGGCAAGACCGATCCCGACGCGGGCAGGCATGTGCAGCAATCAATGATTCTCGTGCCCGCCGACACGCCCGGCGTGACGGTCGACCGCCCTCTTCCCGTGTTCGGCTACGACGATGCGCCGCATGGGCACTGCGAAATGACTTTCCGCAACGTGCGGGTGCCGAAGGAAAATATCCTGCTCGGCGAAGGACGCGGTTTTGAAATCGCCCAGGGCCGGCTCGGACCGGGGCGCATTCACCATTGCATGCGTGCGATTGGCCTTGCCGAGCGCGCGCTGGAACTGATGTGCAAACGTCTCACGTCACGCGTCGCGTTCGGCAAGCCGATCGCCGCGCAGTCGGTCTGGCATGAACGCATCGCCGAGTCGCGCTGCATGATCGACCAGGCGCGACTGCTGACCCTGAAGGCTGCGTACATGATGGACACCGTCGGCAACAAGGCGGCACGCACGGAGATCGCGATGATCAAGGTGGTCGCGCCGAACGTTGCCCAGCAGGTGATCGACTGGGCGATCCAGGCGCACGGCGGCGCCGGGTTGTCTGATGATTTTCCGCTCGCCTATGCCTATACCGCGGCGCGCGCGCTGCGATTCGCCGACGGCCCGGATGAGGTGCATCGCGCCGCGCTGGCCAAGTGGGAAATCGGCAAATACCGGCACTGA
- a CDS encoding host attachment protein gives MDNKDKPSTWIILANSARAILVEDRGADSALIVVHVFRNPAGRMNAAGLVTDQPSRAQSPTGTGTSLAPRTDPHRNARDHFAAELAKLLAESQRRGEFSKLVVAASNPFFGILLHQLDPHVKKVVARTIERDFINVPLNRLRERLAEA, from the coding sequence ATGGACAACAAAGACAAACCGAGTACCTGGATAATCCTGGCGAACTCCGCGAGAGCCATTCTGGTTGAAGACCGTGGCGCGGACAGCGCGCTGATTGTTGTCCACGTATTTCGAAATCCAGCAGGGCGGATGAATGCCGCCGGCCTTGTTACCGACCAACCAAGTCGTGCGCAAAGTCCGACCGGAACGGGCACATCGCTGGCGCCACGTACCGATCCACACCGCAACGCCCGCGATCATTTTGCAGCGGAATTGGCGAAACTGCTTGCGGAAAGCCAGCGGCGCGGTGAGTTTTCAAAACTGGTGGTGGCTGCCTCCAATCCATTCTTCGGCATTCTGCTGCACCAGCTGGATCCGCACGTCAAAAAGGTGGTGGCTCGGACTATCGAGCGTGATTTCATCAATGTGCCGCTGAACAGGTTACGTGAAAGGCTTGCGGAGGCCTGA
- a CDS encoding helix-turn-helix domain-containing protein has translation MHAEQDFLQHRPDTFHPGLVPAFEYSPAVMESISPGCNLARLLGSDFPIAHRRLKQGDLLFRAGGDFHSLHVLNAGFAKTSYVSEDGRERTTGFHLRGDILGLDAVATGTYECDAIALDISDVLSIPYDALIARGQRDAAVARELHRAFGSEIRSDREQMLSMGSLHAEGRVAAFLLEMSRRFGSRGFSATKLQLRLTRNEIGSLIGLKLETVSRALSRFARLGIINVHLREIELLDRDALRDVVAMSQSH, from the coding sequence ATGCACGCCGAACAAGACTTTCTACAGCATCGTCCAGATACTTTTCATCCCGGTCTTGTCCCTGCGTTTGAATACTCGCCGGCGGTCATGGAGTCAATCAGTCCCGGTTGCAACTTGGCCAGGTTGCTGGGTTCCGATTTTCCAATTGCCCATCGACGCCTGAAGCAGGGCGACCTGCTATTTCGCGCGGGCGGCGATTTTCATTCCCTCCACGTCCTCAACGCAGGTTTCGCCAAGACCAGTTACGTATCGGAGGACGGCAGGGAGCGGACCACCGGTTTTCATTTGCGGGGAGACATTCTTGGCCTGGATGCCGTTGCAACGGGCACCTACGAATGCGATGCCATTGCCCTGGACATCTCCGACGTACTGTCGATTCCCTATGACGCCTTGATTGCGCGCGGCCAGCGCGACGCTGCGGTGGCACGCGAACTACATCGTGCATTTGGCAGCGAAATTCGCAGCGACCGGGAGCAGATGCTGAGCATGGGCAGCCTGCACGCGGAGGGCAGGGTGGCCGCCTTTCTTCTGGAGATGTCCCGGCGCTTCGGCTCGCGGGGATTCTCGGCGACAAAACTGCAATTGCGTCTGACCCGCAATGAGATTGGCAGCCTGATCGGCCTGAAACTGGAAACCGTCAGCCGTGCACTTTCACGATTTGCGCGGCTCGGCATAATCAACGTTCACCTTCGCGAAATCGAACTGCTGGATCGCGACGCGTTGCGGGACGTCGTCGCCATGTCGCAATCGCACTGA
- a CDS encoding L,D-transpeptidase — protein MSLAERRRTAMNHKYRTAILALCLTGLCVTVTSAGLAFGLPEPGVAQLARIFEREVDMRLDVPVDEQSAYAQRLEDNIVQFGLGDLPAQYFAIVDRNPNIQALLIYWRSVPHDWTFIGASPVSTGKPGAFDHFRTPLGVFEHSLDNLDFRAEGTKNEFGIRGYGRKGMRVFDFGWTLAERGWGSGGQSAMRLQMHATDPDVLEGQLGLAHSKGCIRIPSTLTAFLDRYGVLDANYESAVARGQRLWVLRADRISSPQAGRYLVIVESDHGKRPAWAPLPADRAKRRIARHASP, from the coding sequence ATGTCGTTAGCCGAGAGGCGGCGCACAGCGATGAACCACAAATACCGGACAGCTATCCTCGCCTTGTGCCTGACGGGCCTCTGCGTGACGGTGACAAGTGCGGGACTGGCATTCGGGTTGCCCGAGCCGGGCGTCGCTCAGCTTGCCCGGATCTTCGAGCGTGAAGTGGACATGCGTCTGGACGTGCCGGTTGACGAGCAATCGGCCTATGCCCAACGGCTTGAAGACAATATCGTTCAGTTCGGACTGGGCGATTTGCCCGCGCAGTATTTCGCAATCGTCGACCGGAACCCGAATATTCAGGCGCTGTTGATCTATTGGCGTTCCGTCCCGCATGATTGGACCTTCATTGGCGCATCGCCGGTGTCGACTGGAAAGCCAGGCGCATTCGATCACTTCCGCACGCCGCTCGGCGTGTTCGAGCATTCGCTGGACAACCTTGATTTCAGGGCCGAGGGCACGAAGAACGAATTCGGCATTCGCGGATACGGACGCAAAGGCATGCGCGTGTTTGATTTTGGCTGGACGCTCGCGGAGCGCGGGTGGGGTTCCGGCGGCCAGAGCGCGATGCGCCTGCAGATGCATGCCACCGATCCGGACGTGCTGGAGGGCCAACTCGGACTGGCCCATTCAAAAGGATGCATCCGCATTCCTTCAACGCTGACGGCTTTCTTGGATCGCTATGGTGTACTCGATGCCAACTATGAAAGCGCGGTCGCGCGCGGCCAGCGGCTTTGGGTATTGCGGGCCGACCGCATCAGCTCACCGCAGGCGGGACGCTATCTGGTGATCGTGGAGTCCGATCACGGCAAGCGGCCCGCATGGGCGCCACTGCCGGCGGACCGCGCAAAACGGCGGATCGCCCGTCACGCCTCGCCTTGA